GTcaatgttgtgttcacagcttgttACGCTGACCAAAgcggccaaaaaaaaaataaaaaatcaattaaCTAATTTTTGCTGCTTTCCTCCAGAGTATCTGCAGAAAATCAATTCAGTAACTTGTGATATGCATTTTCTGGTATGAATTATTTTTCAGAGTGAATCATTTAGGATTGTATTTATTAATCTAAACATTCATTAAAGCTGGGGTCGCCAAAGTCGGAAACCCACAGTAGAGAAACTAGATTTTTAAAGTGCCACACTGCCTCCCCTCCAAGCCAAACCTCTGAAACGCATGACCAAGCACTGCAATGTAGTTCCAGCTCAGAGTCAGCTCAGTCCAGTTCTCGATGTTCAGCAAGCTCTCTTAGCTCTTGTACTTTAATGAACATATTAATAAACACTGAACAATTAACCACAATCATACAGACACAGGCAAAGTAGCTCTCACAACGTACCTCAGTCTGAAAAGACTACCTGGCCCCACCACTGTTCACTGCTGTCTCACTGTGTCTGAAACCTTCCAATGATTTTCCAAGATGTCATTTTCAAATTGTCCAAGAAATATCCCAATTTCAGCGATCttcatttaagaagctggaactgATTTCTTGACACTTAAAAAACTATACAAATCCTCAACAGAAGTGTTGTGATTACAACAAAATTATTTCTGATAAGTTTTCTGTTGATCAGATAATCAGTTATTGGATTAATTGCTTCAGCTCTAAAATTATGAATCATatgagtgaaaaaacaaaaaaaaagaatcaataaTGAGAAATATAATTTGAAGTAGGGCTGTAATCACAGgaaggtgtgtgtctgtgtttgtgttattgtgtgtttcactgaggAAGATGATAACAGACTGTGTTTTACAGAGGATTAGCAGGGATTAGGCTGTGAAACAGACGACTGCCCAGTTTATCACGCTACCTTTCGCTTTATCAGTAGTCAACAGGTCACGCAAACATAAGCACAAACAGGAAGGGGAATATGTCAAACTGCCCCTAAACGTGTGAAAACTTTATCACACACCATGTTCGTGACATTATTTTGAATAGTATTGGAAGGATGTTTAGGAGACTCCTAAAGTATTGCTTTGGTACAGTTAAATTTACAGCTTCTCTGTTGCTGGGCGACTTTGGTGTCCAGCAGTCCCTTCTGTTGATATGACAGATATTCAGATTGTGAAGGACATTCCCTTCTCTTCCATCACGTCTTGCCTGACATCTATCTATTAGTGGCCCATACCAACAGTGCCCCCTACAGACAAAGGCAGCAAAATCTGCCGGACACCATCAGACGTGGCATGAGATTGTGTGATGTGCTAAATTAAGATGTGTGGGCCTGGCTGGCAAGTGGGAGGACAGAAGAGGTTTCAAGGAGGACGCAAGTCATCACAAGAACATGATGAGTCATGATCTCTGAAGTTGTCACAAGATGACAAAGCTCATAACCGTAAAACTAATTTAGGCTTCCTAAATCAAACAAGGTGATGTCAAAAACAATACTGACGTACAATTACATAAGcctataatataatataatataatataatataatataatataatataatataatataatataatataatataatataatataatataatataatccttttaacagtttttcccatagaaagatatatatattcTAAATTATAAATACAAAAGCAGGACTAAATGGTTAATTCAGCTCATGTATTTCCTGTCAAAGATGCATTCTTTTTAAGGTTGAAAAATTCCTATGAAGCTGTGTCACTCTGCACCCAACAGGAGATGAAAAATTAACACTGACATATACACACCTATTAATCACAGCTAGTTCAGCTCACTCGACTGGCACCACGGCCTCCATGTTCTGACAGCGGTCATCTGCATTTCTGAAGTGCCCTCGAGCAAGACACACTGAATCCCCATCAGCTACAGTTGCCCCAGTCATACGGGCCGTCACACTCTCCAATTCACTGTGAATAGggcaacaaaaaatacatttctccTTCAGGAATCAGCTGAAGATCACTTTGCATAGTGCACAGAAAGATCATTTGGCAACAATTTGGTTTTAGTGTGTTGCCTGGcaaaatatccagacacaaTCACATATTATGTAGTGTAAATGGTAAATTCATGAATTTATCCACAAATGCTGCTTTCAcagtattttactgtaaaagagGTGTTGATTTTTACAACTAGTCATTCACAACTTGTATGTGTAGTTTTTGAGATGTACAATGTGGTTTAAAACATGAAGATGATGCACCTATCTAGGTCAGCTTAGTGAGATTTGGAGTTGTCAGCTTTCTGCAGACTAAATAGGTCATGCTAAGGAGGAAGGGGGGTTTTGACAAGCCTCTCATACTCCATCGGTTCTCACCACAAAACAATCTCAACATTGCTGATTATGTAAAACTGACTCCACCTTTAAGACATGTTAAATTATGACAATGTATATTAGAGTCACTTACGTCCAGACTAGAAAATATATGAAGCAAGATATGAAGGCAATACTTTCTGTAACAAGTTTAATTGAAGCATAATTACATATGCATATGCACTGAGAGCTAAGTACAAAGCAATATGCTGTAGCTTTGGAGAAATCTAAATAAAGTGAAGAGAGTGTGATGATTAGAATCTGCTGTGTTGTATATTAAGAACTTTACAGCATGATTATTAACCCAGAAAGCATAAATATGTATGAGAGCCCTAGGAGGCAATATGAACTGGATGCATCAGTGCACCAGTACCACAGTGATACTCTCACTGGCATACATGCCCACGTGAAGAAATCCACGTGTCACATAATAGCACAGCAGAGGCTTAATTTATGATCAAAGTGCAATCTCTGCAACTTTTGTTGCCATGATGCAATAGTGTGCTTCCTGTCCTCAATTTAGGAGCCACAGGTTACAAAATGAGCAGTACcataagtatatatatatgccCAGATGTAATGTACGTAGTACGTTTTGGTTCTTCGCACTGTGAACATGACTCCCACAGGTACGATGACTGTGACAACCGTCCTCCTCTTCGTCGTGCTGGGCCTGCTCAGTCCAGCTCCAGCTGCCtgtaagttttttgtttttttattttttcacatttgactGCTGGTCAAACAGATTCAAATACAACAGACATTATATTAAACTGAACCCATCAATTAATAATGTGCTTTGTGTGCAGTAGGGTCCCATATGGGCAAAGCCTGTTGTACGAGATACACAAGGAAGCCAGTACCCTTCCAGCGCATAAAAGGCTACAGAGAACAAACCACCCTCGAAAACTGTCGCATCGAGGCGATCATGTAAGACTGTATCCTACAAAACCTTTATGATATGGTtcatgaaaaatattcaaaagacTCCAGCAATTGTTCACTGGAGAACATTTTCTTCACTTAAAAATAAGCCATTTCATCTAGTCCTCATCAACATTTGCTGTCAAACTCTGAAACAGGGAACTGTTTACTCAGCTCTGTATCATCATAAATTATGTTTATAAATCATTCGTACACGAGGTGTCTCGTCTTTAAGACTGACATAATCCAATGTAGCTGAGTATCAAACCTCAACTCTATTCTTTGAGTACAAAACAAAACGCATCAAATCGTGCCAAGTGCAAAAAgttgctgtgattttttttgatCGGATTTTTCATGACATAAATCGTTATTTAATAATTTtcgattttattttatttaatttaaggtTCCTGCAAGACTACATTTTCTTATCATAAAATGACATTGAATATGGATGATTTTATCAATGTTGTTTTTCCCTCAGAATAATAATTTGTCGTAGTATCTGTACTGGAAGTCAAGTATCAAACAggcaaaattattaaaattatgtCTATGCCGTACACTATAATATTGGTTTTCTATGTGTGTCTGATAATGTGTCTCACTTTTCTAGTTTCTACACAGTTAAAAAGAATGAGATATGCGCCACTCGGAAAGATAAGTGGGTGAGGACAATTCTGGAATTGCTGAGGTATGAGACTCACATTCACTTTTTAATACAAACCAGTTTCAGTTTGGAAACGAGTCTCAAAATCATGACAAGCTCTGTCTGTGAACAGGGTAATCTTTCGTTTTGGGGGCATTGTGAGTAAAATTTCCTCTCTTCTATATAGTTCAAAACTGAAGAAGATGTCAAAAGACGGCTCTGCCCCAGGTGAAAGGACAGGACATTTCTTCAGTACCACAGAGACGTTCACAAACAGCACGGAAAGCTACTATTAGCAGAATCCAGGTATTCGCCTCTGAGCTTTGGAAGTGAATAATTTGTGtaacagaaatgtgaatttgAAGGAATGTTTGAGAGAAATT
This portion of the Scatophagus argus isolate fScaArg1 chromosome 13, fScaArg1.pri, whole genome shotgun sequence genome encodes:
- the LOC124070052 gene encoding C-C motif chemokine 20-like isoform X2; amino-acid sequence: MTPTGTMTVTTVLLFVVLGLLSPAPAAWSHMGKACCTRYTRKPVPFQRIKGYREQTTLENCRIEAIIFYTVKKNEICATRKDKWVRTILELLSSKLKKMSKDGSAPGERTGHFFSTTETFTNSTESYY
- the LOC124070052 gene encoding C-C motif chemokine 20-like isoform X1, with translation MTPTGTMTVTTVLLFVVLGLLSPAPAALGSHMGKACCTRYTRKPVPFQRIKGYREQTTLENCRIEAIIFYTVKKNEICATRKDKWVRTILELLSSKLKKMSKDGSAPGERTGHFFSTTETFTNSTESYY